A stretch of Episyrphus balteatus chromosome 2, idEpiBalt1.1, whole genome shotgun sequence DNA encodes these proteins:
- the LOC129909776 gene encoding trigger factor-like yields the protein MKISLAGVLVLCLGIACAERAFPQRSLAARAASVGGNQPYWFLGAPRTRQAVTQSVEDYSDDSDDIDDEQQGAFLIVQDDDDDIEADSSFDDEIVEDNFENDDGDDEDSELNGNIIGIFSLKENNGIIELEAREIDHDDDDVDENDEESDETAVYLPREVLENLPQGSVMALVDDSDSEGRARRVVRRRVTNGGGGKRRRRRRGNNNIRRRKPIRRRRGGNRGGVRRKLIRRRVGPQRRGNRRRNNNRRRRRPQVIRL from the exons ATGAAGATCAGTTTAGCAGGAGTTTTAGTACTCTGCTTGGGAATAGCTTGTGCAG AACGAGCATTTCCACAGAGAAGTTTGGCCGCAAGAGCAGCATCAGTTGGTGGTAACCAACCCTACTGGTTCCTTGGAGCACCCCGAACACGCCAAGCTGTCACTCAATCAGTTGAAGACTATTCTGACGATAGTGACGACATCGATGATGAACAACAGGGAGCTTTTTTAATTGTtcaagatgatgatgatgatattgaAGCTGATAGCTCCTTCGATGACGAAATCGTCGAAGACAATTTCGAGAACGATGATGGTGATGACGAAGATTCAGAACTGAATGGAAATATTATTGGAATATTTTCACTGAAAGAAAATAACGGTATTATCGAGTTGGAAGCCCGTGAAATCGAtcatgacgatgatgatgttgatgagaATGATGAAGAATCTGACGAAACTGCAGTTTATCTGCCACGTGAGGTTTTGGAAAATCTTCCCCAAGGAAGTGTAATGGCTTTGGTTGATGACTCTGATAGTGAAGGTAGAGCTAGAAGAGTTGTTCGCCGAAGAGTTACAAACGGCGGTGGTGGTAAAAGACGTAGAAGGCGTCGAGGTAATAATAATATCCGTCGTCGCAAGCCTATTCGTCGTCGTCGAGGTGGTAATAGAGGAGGAGTTAGAAGGAAACTTATTCGTCGTCGTGTTGGTCCCCAAAGAAGAGGTAACAGGCGTAGGAATAACAACCGTAGAAGAAGACGACCACAAGTGATAAGACTTTAG